The genomic stretch AAAGGTTTTGAATGATAAAAAATTAACTATCGGGGCTTCTTTCCGGAATGCCGGACCCCCCGAGCTCCCTCAGAAAATGCCTCACCTCTTCAATCACCCTGTCCCTTCTGCAGCGAGTCGGCGCGCCTGTCGGGAATCCCCTCACTCTCGCCCTGGCGATAACTACATCGTCTCCTTGGGAAAGGACCAGTCTGCCCTCGACCGCCGCCTGCTTGTCAAAGCGCAGGAATAGCTCCCCGCTGTCGTTTACTCTCTCCTCCAAGTTCTCCTCTATCCCCGCCAGAAGGCCTCTGCTACGGAGCCTCTCCCAGAATGCCCCCACGGCTTCTTTTGATGTCAGCACAGTTTCTAACACAGCTATACGATTACCATAGTACCCCTCTGCAAGAGTTTGCCTATAGTCTTTCGAGCCGGAGATGGTTTCTAGGGCGAGCAGAACCTTCTCATGACTCTCCGTGGCATGCTCGAAGGTCCTCAGCAAGACCTCCTTAATAGTGCTAGGAAGGGCCATAGCCTTCATCTCCTTCATCTCTCCCTTAACTGAATAATGAGTATTGTATCAATGTTTATATACTTTTACAAAAATACTCATCGAAGAGGCCGGGAAAATGAGGCGTACGGAGAGCTCACGTCCGTCCAAGGCATGGGTCCTGGGCTGTATTGTGATGCTGACGATGACGATGTTGCCAGCGGTCGTCCCGGGGGATAGACAGAGCGGTGCTGACCTCGTGATTATCCCCGGGTCCATTACAATCAGCCCTACCCATCCCGACGTCGGCGATGTGGTAAGGGTCATGGCGATTATTGCCAACGATGGTGAGGTGAGCTCAACCGTTGATGTATTTTTCTACGACGGGCCCCCCTCGCAGGGACGCGTTATCGGCAGCTACCAGACGGTTCTCGGCGAACACGAGCAGCAGCCCGTCAGCATCAATTGGAATACTTCCGGCGTTCCATCGGGGTTCCATGAGCTCTGGGTCGCGGCCTATCCCTCGGACCATCCCGAGGTCGATTGGTCGGACAACAATGCATCAGCTGACATAACACTGACAACGATTTTCTCCTGGGTGGTCTACGATAGACTCGAGACATTCCCCGGACCGACGAAGGTTATGGCGGATATTTTGGGTGTGTGGGGGATAGGAAGGCTAGTTATTGAGAATTCAACGATTTATTTCGCTCAGGAGAGGGACTATCAGTACGGGATAGTGATCGATGAGCAGGGTATGCTGACGCTCCGCAACTCTGAAATAATAAGCAACTTTGCCCTGAGAATTCTGGTGGAGGGGAATGGGCAGCTCATCGTCGACCCCGATTGCACACTCTCCGCCACCGTCGTTACCCGGGACCGGGCCCAGGTCCGTATATCCAACAGTACGCTCACCGGGGGTCTGAGGGTCCGCGGGGGGAACATAACTGCCTCCGATTCATCCGTCGAGGGCGTTATAAATTTTGAGCGAACGAACGCCACCATCGCGAGCACCACCGTCCTTTCCAATGAAACAATAAGAATCACTCACTCCACCCTGACCGCAATGGACTCAGTTTTCCAGCTCTCTGGTGGCTCTCTTCAGATGGCCGCGGATACAATGAACGTCACGGGCTCGTCGGTGGTCTGGCTAACAGGTGTTGTGTCCGGGACGATCGACGTTAGGGACACCAGCCTCGTGTACATCCATAGATATCTGACCATGCACGCCGAGGACACCAGCGGGCTTTCCATCCCATACGCAACCCTCTGGGTGCGGAACCTATTCGGATATGGCCAGGCCCTCTGCCAGACCACGGACAAGTACGGCGATGCCCGGTTCACTGTGATCACAGATATTCTCCTCCCCGGACCGATTCCCAAACCGATAGGCTCCTACAACATCACTGGTGTCATGGGCAGTGTGCACGCCCAGACCAACATCCAGCTGCCGTTCTACCCGACGATGACTCCTGAGTCCAACAACGTTCGGAGGACCATTGTTTTCGAGCCGATATTCTATCAGACGGGCCACAGCCCCTGGAACGTTACTACCCCAACAACCAAAGGCGACCCTCTCGGACCCGGCTCCTATACATGGTCCGGGGATATCTACGTCTGGTCCACGCTGACATTTCACAATGTTCCCCTATACATCGAGCAGCCGAGCGACTTCTGGGCAGGGGTTTATATTTATCCAACAGGCAAAATGATATTCCAGGGTGGGGGCATTACAAGCAATAAAAGGCTCAACGTTTACATCATAGGCTCGGGGCAGCTGACCATTGAGCCCACGAGCGTGATGCCTGGAGTGATGAACATCAACGCCCTTGTCGGTCTGGAGGACGAGCAAACGGGCGCCCGAGGGAGCTTCAACGCCCGGAACATCGAGCTGAACGGCAGCATCATGGGGACTTTCAGCGAGGTGAAACTCACAATCACCTCCCTCCTACCCCACCCGTTCAATAGCCTAAGAGGAGCTCTGGTGTTCAACGTTGAGATGGGTGAGATCGGCAATGCAACCATACAGGGTCCCCCACCAGGCGGCACTGCCTCAAGAATCAATGTTGGTCAGAGCTTGAAGTTCACGAATTGCGGGATCGCCGTGCCGGAGCTAACGATAACCGGCAGCGTTGTCTCGTTCTCCAAGTGCGTCATCTCTGGCGATTACTTTGAGAAAGGTCTGGAAACGAAAGCGAATTCTAAGCTCAACCTTACCGCAACGACCATATCGATAATAGAGTGCGAGCTCAACTATGAGAGCATCGAGCTCAGCGCCCAGTCCTTTATCTCAACAAGCACGAACTACCCTATACCGCTCGTTTTCGACGGGGCCAGCGCTGGCCTACTCACCAACGTCTCCGCACCCGACATAGTAGTGAACGGCAGCGCGGAGGTGACGGTCCAATGGCTCTTCACCCTCACCGCGCTCGATTCGCTCGGGACACCGGTCGAAGGCGCTGAGGTCACGGTTCGCAACTACACCACGAACGCCACCATCCCGGGAGGGGTACAGAGCACGGCCGCAAATGGGAAGGCGGTGTTCCTGCTCGTGGGAAAAAAGGTGCTCGCAAACGAGGTCATTTTCCTCGGTAACTACAAAGTCGTGGTCTCGAAGACCACAGCACCCGGAGAAAGTGTGACATACGGACCCTATGACATCAGCATGAGGGAAAACGTCGAGCTGACCGTTCTAATGGACAGATACACGAATCCCCTCGAGCGACTTCTGGTCAAAATCGACAACCTCAGCAAGTACGAGGGCCTCGCCGAGGGGGAGCTTATTTACTGCAGGGGCCATGTGTGGAAGATTTATAAGGGCGGATACGTCGAGCCGGCCGCAAGCGTCCCGGTAAGGCTCACTCTGAGCACCAGCGGGAGCGCCTTCGAGGCGACCACAGGACCCGACGGCTTCTTTAACATAACTTTCAACGCTCCTCCCCCATCCGAACGGAATATTACAGTAACGGTCACCGCTTCGGTTGAGGGCGCGGAGCCCGGGAGCGATTCCGTCTTTAACCTCTCCGTTCCCGCGCCACAGCCCGAGAAGCTGAGGATAAACATCAGGGGCTTCGACAGGTCCGATAGAAAGTATCTCAGGAACAAAGATGATGTCATCATCTATGGTGATGTGGAATTCTTAATCATTGATAAAGCGACAAGAAAGGAGAAGAGCCTTGGTGTTGCCTCCAACGCCACTGTGATAGTCTCCGTGCCTGCCGCCGGGAAGAACTTCGTTACCACGACCAATGCGATGGGCGGGTTCAGCGTGAACATGGGTAAGTTTTCGATGGTGATGCAGTATACAGTCACCATATCAGCCTCATATACTGCGGGCAACCTTAGTCTTAGCGCCCCCTCCGTGGCGGCGGTGTTTACGGTGAAAAAAGCTGTCGTGGGCGCCGAGGCAGCCCCGATTCCTGCCTGGATCATCGCTGTTATCGGCACACTGGTCGTCGTCATTGTGGCCGGTGTTGGCTTGTTCCTCTGGAGAATGCAGGTCGAGGCGGCCAAACTGGTCGAGTGCGGCGCCTGTGGGGCGTTTATTCCTGAGAACGCCCTGAAGTGCCCCAAGTGCAACACGGAATTCGAAACCGAGGTTGTGAAGTGTTCTGCGTGCGGCGCTTGGATTCCGCCGCAGTCCACTGAGTGTCCCAAGTGTGGCGTGTCGTTCAGGAGAAGAGCCAAGAAAGCGAAGGGCGGAGGACAGGAAGAGGCGGTCAAAAAGGAGGAAAAGCCGGCGGAGGCAAAAGAGAAAGAGAGGGAGAAAGAGAAGGGGCGGGAAAAACCCACGGAGAAGGGCACCCAACCCGAGTTGCCCCTGCCTCCTCCCCCGGCCGGCACTCCTCCGCCTCCCCCGCCCAGCCTCTAAGATAGACGGAGGAGCAGCGTCAGCGCGGGCCGGGGGGTGTCGGCATTTAAACCCTGGTGCCGGCTGAGTGTGAGTGTGCGCCCTCGCTTTGATTGGCCTAACCCATCACGAGGGAGTAAAGGAGCAGGATATTAAGAACGACGAGATTTGGGGTATTTGCCATGGGAGCACGGGTGTTCTGATTCCGGATGGCGAATGGGCCTCGGATGATTATCCTGGTACCTACCATAGAGTGATTAAATACCCCGTCTTCGGGTCAAGCGCCGTGATGAAATAATGCGCACGCGTCCCATGAAGCTCGTAATTCTCGGAATCGCAGTCTGCATTGGATTGGTGACCCCAGAAGCCAGCTACCTCGCCCGCGGCCCCGAGGTCTCGGCCGTTCTACTGGACGAGGGGTGGAGCCCTGCCCCGGACTCCCTCGTTACTGAGGGGGCTCCCCGGGAGATATGCCGCAGCGCTGGCCCCCCTGTCTTGATCAACGAGGTTCTCTACGACCCGGCGTGCAGCGAGGTCGAGGGGGAGTTCGTCGAGCTATGGAACCCCGGACCGCAAGCCGTGAATATATGTGGCTGGACCCTCAGCGATGGTGACGGCGACCGGCCCGACATCGCCTTTCCCGATATCATTCTCCCAGTCGGCGCCTTTCTCCTCATCAAAACCTCCGCAGGGGTCGACGACACAGAGCTCTCAGACGGTTCGGGCACATTGTACATCGGCGCGGGGGCTCCCATCTGGACAAACACCGGCGACGACGCACTCCTGTCCGACGCCTCCGGCGCGTGTGTTGACTACGTCGCCTACGGCTGTGGGACCTACTTGGACCCGCCTCCGAGCGAAGGAATGTGGTCCGGTCCCAACCCCTATGCTCCTGAGGGACTCTCCATCGGGAGGCTCCCCGGTGGTCCGGACACCGATAGTGGGTCCGACTGGTTCGCCTCCCTCCCCACTCCCGGCGCTCCCAATGAGAATGGAGAGGTGGGCCCGGTGAGCTTGAACGAGGTGATGCCCTGCCCGGCCCGTGACTGGAACGGTGACGGAAAGATAGGCCCGGGAGACGAGTGGATTGAACTCTTCAATCCCTCTTCAACTAATCCTGTGGACCTGGCGGGCTATGCGCTGGATGATTCTCAGGGCGGCTCTAGGCCTTTCGTGTTCAGGGAAAGCGCAAGAGTTCCACCTATGGGGTACCTCGTCCTTTTCGGAAGCCTCACACATCTGGGCCTGAACGATGAGGGGGACATTGTCAGGATTTTGGACCCTTCGGGAAAGGAGCTCGACAATATCAGCTATTCAGGCTCGGCCCCAGACTTTTCAATAGGGCGATATCCGGACGGCACTGACTCTGTGACCAATCTTACCATTCCCACGCCAGGGGAGACGAATATTCTTGACATTCCGCCTAAAATAGTTACGGTGCGACACGAGCCCGAGGAACCTGGCGAGAATCAGCCAGTAACCGTCATGGCCGAGGTGCAGGACGACTTCGGTGTTGTGTCAGTGAATCTGCTATATTCGTTCCACCCTGGCTCCCAAAACCAGTCCGAGATGTTGTTCTCAGGTCGGGTGTGGACAGGCGAGATTCCCGGTCTGCCGTCGGGGAGTGTCGTGAGATACAGAGTGAAGGCAACAGACACGAGGAACCAGACCACCGCCTCCACAAACGATACTGAGTACATCGTTCGCGACCTGAGGCCACATTCGCTGAGGCTTAGTGCCTTTCTCAAGACGCCTTTCTGTAAACCGGGCGGGACCGCCATTATAACAGGCTCAGTTTCGTTTGAAAACGGCACGCCTGTCGAAGGAGCCAGAGTGCGCGCCACAGGCGAGGATGGGGAGTTGCTCAACACGACGACCGCGGACGGTGCCGGGGCCTACGCACTGAGCTTTGACGCCCCCTGCGAACCGGGCAATCACCAAATTATAATAATTGGAGAGGCCGACGATTTCATCGCCTACCTTAGGCTGGGTCTGGTTGTGGTTCCGTGCACGGACGCTGCCCCACCTGGTGGGGACCCGGGGCCCGTCCCTGGGACACAAGGTCAGGAGCATTCGCTGCGGCTCACGGCCCTCCTGAACCGCACTGAAACTTTCGTGACGCAGCCGTTGACCATCACAGGACGAGTTCAAATAGAGACCGGCGCTCCGGCTCCAGGTGCTCTCATCACACTCTCTTTCGCTCCAGATATTTTTCGGGACATGTCCTTAGCCGAAGTCTGGTGCACCACCACGGACCTCGATGGAATCTACACACTGGAGTTCCCGGCGCCAGAGGAGGCCGGTGTCTACACCCTCTGCCTCACCTGCACTCTTGACGGCGTGTTCAGCTCGGTCGCCCTCCAGCTGAGGGTGAAAGACTATATGCTCCTCACCCTCCGGCTTTCGAGGAATGAATCGCGACCTTTCGGTTTGCTTTTTGCCACTGGAAAAGTTCTCCGCTCGACCGGCGCCGCTGCTGCGGGTGCTTGCCTGCGCCTCGCCATTAGCGGGGGTGGGATGCCTCAGGAGAGGCAATTGACCATCGCTTCCACGGACGGCTCTTTCAACCTCAGCTTCAGGGCTCCGGGGCGCGCTGGGAAATATTTAGTCGAGTTGGAGGCAAACCGCTCGGGGCTGGTCGAGCGTGTGGGCGCGTGGCTCGTCGTCAGTGAGCCCTCCCCTCCT from Thermoplasmata archaeon encodes the following:
- a CDS encoding lamin tail domain-containing protein, whose amino-acid sequence is MKLVILGIAVCIGLVTPEASYLARGPEVSAVLLDEGWSPAPDSLVTEGAPREICRSAGPPVLINEVLYDPACSEVEGEFVELWNPGPQAVNICGWTLSDGDGDRPDIAFPDIILPVGAFLLIKTSAGVDDTELSDGSGTLYIGAGAPIWTNTGDDALLSDASGACVDYVAYGCGTYLDPPPSEGMWSGPNPYAPEGLSIGRLPGGPDTDSGSDWFASLPTPGAPNENGEVGPVSLNEVMPCPARDWNGDGKIGPGDEWIELFNPSSTNPVDLAGYALDDSQGGSRPFVFRESARVPPMGYLVLFGSLTHLGLNDEGDIVRILDPSGKELDNISYSGSAPDFSIGRYPDGTDSVTNLTIPTPGETNILDIPPKIVTVRHEPEEPGENQPVTVMAEVQDDFGVVSVNLLYSFHPGSQNQSEMLFSGRVWTGEIPGLPSGSVVRYRVKATDTRNQTTASTNDTEYIVRDLRPHSLRLSAFLKTPFCKPGGTAIITGSVSFENGTPVEGARVRATGEDGELLNTTTADGAGAYALSFDAPCEPGNHQIIIIGEADDFIAYLRLGLVVVPCTDAAPPGGDPGPVPGTQGQEHSLRLTALLNRTETFVTQPLTITGRVQIETGAPAPGALITLSFAPDIFRDMSLAEVWCTTTDLDGIYTLEFPAPEEAGVYTLCLTCTLDGVFSSVALQLRVKDYMLLTLRLSRNESRPFGLLFATGKVLRSTGAAAAGACLRLAISGGGMPQERQLTIASTDGSFNLSFRAPGRAGKYLVELEANRSGLVERVGAWLVVSEPSPPSFLPSTSAVLISTAAAISSALILKRLFKSKRHGA
- a CDS encoding RNA-binding domain-containing protein yields the protein MKEMKAMALPSTIKEVLLRTFEHATESHEKVLLALETISGSKDYRQTLAEGYYGNRIAVLETVLTSKEAVGAFWERLRSRGLLAGIEENLEERVNDSGELFLRFDKQAAVEGRLVLSQGDDVVIARARVRGFPTGAPTRCRRDRVIEEVRHFLRELGGSGIPERSPDS